In Paenibacillus ihbetae, the following are encoded in one genomic region:
- a CDS encoding spore germination protein, translated as MRYRRRTGHSSKNNTKDIPPANSSTNDTDALNPDIKSSLEHIRTTLGNSTDIVIREIPLDEEEKHYIAILYTDGLADQKIISESIMMVVADVSKSLVRKDYDYSQPLDGQKILEKISLVNHEIHTITDYKKLFHSLLSGDTIFLIDGLDRGITASTRGWKDRGVMETSAENVVRGPRESFSESLRTNTALIRRKIKDPNLWMETKQIGRITQTDVAIMYIHGIANDKIVEEVRTRLDRIDVDSILESGYIEELVQDKTLSPFPTVYNTERPDVIAAELLEGKIAILVDGTPFVLVVPALFVSFLHAAEDYYQRADISSFLRLLRYLSIFISLLGPSLYVAITTFHQEMLPTRLIFGLAGQREQVPFPAFVEAVLMEVTFEILREAGVRLPKNIGSAISIVGTLVIGQAAVEAGIISPAMVIVVAITAISSFVVPSFNMSIAFRMLRFPLMALAGSFGLFGILVGVIAIILHLCSLRSFGIPYMSPFAPLIPEGQKDSVFRLPHWMLSSRPRLINQTNYKRRKRTPPRKSRE; from the coding sequence ATGCGGTATCGAAGAAGAACCGGCCATTCCAGTAAAAACAACACCAAGGATATCCCACCGGCCAACTCATCGACGAATGATACCGATGCATTAAACCCGGATATCAAAAGCAGCCTGGAGCATATCCGAACCACCCTTGGTAACAGCACCGATATCGTGATCAGGGAAATTCCGCTTGATGAAGAGGAAAAACACTATATTGCGATCCTCTATACGGACGGCTTGGCCGACCAAAAGATCATCTCGGAATCCATCATGATGGTCGTGGCGGATGTTTCAAAATCCCTTGTAAGAAAAGATTACGATTACTCGCAGCCTTTGGACGGGCAAAAAATATTAGAAAAAATCTCTCTTGTCAATCATGAAATCCACACCATAACCGATTATAAAAAGCTGTTTCATTCGCTCTTGTCAGGGGACACGATTTTTCTGATTGATGGATTGGATCGTGGGATCACAGCATCTACCCGGGGGTGGAAGGATCGCGGGGTTATGGAAACGTCAGCGGAAAATGTCGTCCGCGGTCCGCGCGAATCCTTTTCGGAATCGCTGCGAACCAACACGGCCTTGATTCGCCGAAAGATCAAGGATCCGAATCTGTGGATGGAAACGAAGCAGATCGGCCGAATAACCCAAACCGATGTCGCCATCATGTACATTCATGGCATTGCCAATGACAAGATTGTCGAGGAGGTCCGCACCCGGCTTGACCGAATCGATGTGGACAGCATTTTGGAGAGCGGGTATATCGAGGAGCTGGTCCAGGATAAGACCCTGTCTCCATTCCCCACGGTTTACAATACCGAGCGCCCCGATGTGATCGCGGCTGAGCTGCTGGAAGGAAAAATCGCCATCCTCGTTGACGGAACTCCGTTCGTTCTGGTAGTCCCGGCGCTTTTTGTTTCGTTCCTGCATGCGGCGGAGGATTACTACCAGCGTGCGGATATCAGTTCCTTCCTGCGCTTGCTGCGCTATCTGAGTATCTTCATTTCTTTGCTGGGGCCTTCACTCTATGTGGCCATTACCACGTTTCATCAAGAAATGCTGCCGACGCGCCTTATATTCGGATTGGCAGGGCAGCGGGAGCAAGTCCCGTTTCCCGCGTTCGTCGAGGCCGTCCTCATGGAGGTCACCTTCGAGATTCTGCGCGAGGCGGGCGTACGGCTGCCGAAAAATATTGGCTCGGCGATTTCCATCGTCGGAACGCTGGTCATCGGGCAGGCCGCTGTTGAAGCTGGGATCATCTCTCCGGCGATGGTCATCGTGGTTGCCATTACAGCCATTTCCAGCTTTGTGGTGCCGTCTTTTAACATGTCCATTGCTTTTCGGATGCTCCGGTTTCCGCTGATGGCGCTTGCCGGATCCTTTGGACTGTTCGGCATTTTAGTCGGGGTCATCGCGATTATCCTCCATTTATGCAGCCTTCGGTCGTTCGGAATCCCGTACATGTCCCCTTTCGCACCGTTAATTCCGGAGGGGCAAAAGGATTCGGTATTTCGGCTGCCGCACTGGATGTTATCAAGCCGTCCCCGATTGATTAACCAGACCAATTATAAGCGCAGAAAACGTACGCCACCTCGAAAATCGAGGGAATAG
- a CDS encoding ABC transporter ATP-binding protein, which yields MDSHRILGDFFKKTWPIYVLSICCHLVANMFHVNFPRVLGHFTDDLQDGLLSADGIASYSWTLLGIGVGFAVIGGIGQYLVMYTGRYFEFVNRRRLFVHFTGLSERFYSRNGVGKLLSYFMNDVKTVRESISMGVNQSVNASILLVSTIVMLMITNVPFYVVAASIAPLLLIPVIVVWLGPIIRSRSLAVQEALGVMTESAEEQFGGIRVTKKFAVEDIMKRRFGATVDSIQNKQLSMVRASSLFQSIIPFLGASSLIIALLFGGYLTVIGRMTVGNFVALTLYIRMLMNPLQQIGNVINAVQRARASLDRLNALLDEQPDIKELPNAKELDPDRTGIEIRHLNFAYDRSGQGGNEARDVLRNIHLKVPPGTTLGIIGRTGSGKTTLMKLLLRTYDPPPNTIRIGGEDIRNLTLKSLREGIAYVPQDGFLFSSTIRENIAFYKRDSGLADVEEAARKARVYDNIAEFPDRFETRLGERGITLSGGQRQRTSLARGIIKDAPILILDDSVSAVDAVTETEIMETIRRIRHGKTTIIIAHRISALKHADHIIVLDRGEIVQQGTHESLLRQDGVYRMLHDIQEEGMVHHGTGH from the coding sequence TTGGACTCACATCGAATACTTGGAGACTTTTTTAAGAAGACGTGGCCGATTTATGTGTTGTCGATTTGCTGTCATTTGGTAGCCAATATGTTTCATGTCAATTTTCCGCGTGTGCTCGGTCATTTCACGGACGACCTGCAGGACGGGCTGCTGTCTGCAGACGGCATCGCATCGTACAGCTGGACGCTGCTCGGCATCGGTGTCGGTTTTGCAGTGATAGGGGGCATCGGCCAATATTTGGTCATGTACACGGGACGATATTTCGAATTCGTCAACCGGCGGCGGCTGTTCGTGCATTTCACCGGGCTGAGCGAGCGCTTCTATTCCCGGAACGGCGTCGGCAAGCTGCTCAGTTATTTTATGAACGATGTGAAGACCGTGAGGGAATCCATCTCCATGGGCGTTAACCAGTCGGTGAATGCGTCGATTTTGCTGGTGTCCACCATCGTCATGCTGATGATTACGAATGTTCCGTTCTATGTGGTGGCTGCATCCATCGCTCCTCTTCTGTTAATTCCGGTGATCGTCGTATGGCTGGGACCGATCATCCGGAGCAGATCGCTTGCGGTCCAAGAGGCGCTTGGCGTCATGACCGAATCGGCGGAGGAGCAGTTTGGCGGCATCCGCGTTACGAAGAAATTCGCGGTGGAAGATATTATGAAACGCAGATTCGGTGCAACGGTTGACAGCATTCAGAACAAGCAGCTAAGCATGGTGCGCGCCTCATCGCTATTCCAGTCCATCATTCCGTTTCTAGGGGCTTCTTCGCTCATCATCGCGCTCCTGTTCGGCGGATACCTGACGGTGATCGGACGCATGACGGTCGGAAACTTTGTTGCACTGACGCTGTACATCCGCATGCTGATGAACCCGCTGCAGCAGATCGGAAACGTCATCAACGCGGTCCAGCGGGCAAGGGCTTCGCTTGACCGGTTGAACGCCCTGCTTGACGAGCAGCCGGATATCAAGGAATTGCCGAATGCCAAGGAGCTGGATCCGGACCGTACGGGGATCGAAATACGGCATTTGAACTTCGCTTACGATCGATCCGGCCAAGGGGGGAACGAAGCCAGGGACGTGCTTCGGAATATCCATTTGAAGGTCCCCCCCGGGACAACGCTGGGCATTATCGGACGCACCGGCAGCGGGAAGACCACCCTCATGAAGCTGCTGCTTCGCACTTACGATCCGCCACCGAACACGATCCGCATCGGCGGCGAGGATATCCGGAATCTTACGCTTAAGAGTCTGCGGGAGGGCATCGCCTACGTTCCGCAGGATGGATTCCTGTTCAGCTCGACCATTCGGGAGAACATCGCTTTTTATAAGCGGGATTCTGGTCTGGCCGATGTCGAGGAAGCAGCAAGGAAGGCGAGGGTATACGACAATATCGCGGAATTCCCGGACCGGTTCGAGACGCGGCTCGGCGAGCGCGGGATTACGCTGTCCGGAGGGCAGCGTCAACGTACCAGTCTGGCCCGGGGCATTATCAAGGACGCCCCCATCCTTATCCTGGACGACAGCGTCAGCGCCGTCGATGCGGTAACGGAAACGGAAATCATGGAGACGATCCGCCGCATTCGGCATGGAAAGACAACGATCATTATCGCTCACCGGATCAGTGCGCTGAAGCATGCCGATCACATTATCGTTCTGGACCGGGGGGAAATCGTGCAGCAAGGCACGCATGAATCGCTGCTGCGTCAGGACGGGGTGTATCGGATGCTGCACGACATCCAGGAAGAAGGGATGGTGCACCATGGCACAGGCCATTAA
- a CDS encoding ABC transporter ATP-binding protein, with protein MAQAINNWQMDQKADPNAPAPKAKPVSTIRALSGYMKEHRLTFAGFIGCTLIAISAELLQPYLMKIAIDDNLLVGKNDVRGLMIICVVYFLLSLISMVFTYLQNNLLQKAGQSIVASIRKRLFAHISKLSMSYFDKVPSGSLITHVSSDTESVSQFFNQVLLSVFRDGFTLIFILVLMFQLDVTLTLYCLILLPIIAGIAIAFRRYMRQTYQMARTRLSRLVAFTAENLSGMNLVQVFHQEEEQERQFKERNDSYFKANLREIRTNVLFNRTYEILNNLAIAVVTWLGGRAVLGLTLEFGVLYAFITYIRMFFQPINTITQQWNTLQSATVAINRIWGLFAIRPEVTDPKTPARVDQAKVQGRIDFNRITFGYGDGAPVIEDLDLHVKPGEMIGIVGTTGAGKSSLISLLCRFYDVREGSVKIDGIDIREMAQSDLHRIVGLVQQEPYLYSGTVLDNVRLFDDSISRERVIEACRFIGADPIIQGMSKGYDTRLSERGSGLSAGERQLISFARIIVFQPKILILDEATANLDSQTEQLIQNALHLVAQGRTTLVIAHRLSTIMGADRILVISKGRIVEQGTHQELLDSHGYYEELYLHSQGQKQQEHEGAGLYRSR; from the coding sequence ATGGCACAGGCCATTAACAATTGGCAGATGGATCAGAAGGCCGACCCGAACGCACCTGCGCCGAAGGCGAAGCCGGTTTCGACCATCCGCGCGTTGTCCGGATACATGAAAGAGCACCGGCTTACCTTTGCCGGATTTATCGGCTGTACCTTGATTGCCATTTCCGCCGAGCTGCTGCAGCCCTACTTGATGAAAATCGCGATCGATGATAATCTGCTGGTCGGCAAGAATGATGTCCGGGGATTGATGATCATTTGCGTCGTCTACTTTCTTTTGTCGCTCATAAGCATGGTCTTCACCTATTTGCAGAACAACCTGCTGCAGAAGGCCGGGCAGAGCATCGTTGCAAGCATACGGAAGCGGCTGTTCGCGCATATATCCAAGCTGTCGATGTCTTACTTCGACAAGGTGCCAAGCGGCAGCCTCATCACGCATGTATCCAGCGACACGGAGTCGGTCAGCCAGTTCTTCAACCAGGTGCTGCTGAGTGTCTTCCGCGACGGCTTCACCTTGATCTTCATCCTGGTGCTGATGTTCCAGCTGGACGTGACGCTTACCCTGTACTGCCTCATCTTGCTGCCCATCATCGCCGGAATCGCGATCGCCTTCCGGCGGTATATGCGGCAAACGTATCAGATGGCAAGAACACGGTTGTCCCGGCTTGTCGCGTTCACGGCGGAGAACTTATCCGGGATGAATCTTGTTCAGGTATTCCATCAGGAGGAGGAGCAGGAACGACAGTTCAAAGAACGCAACGATTCCTATTTCAAGGCGAATCTTCGGGAGATCCGGACCAACGTGCTGTTCAACCGGACGTATGAAATCCTGAACAATCTGGCGATAGCGGTCGTGACCTGGCTCGGCGGGCGCGCCGTTCTGGGGCTGACGCTCGAGTTCGGCGTCCTGTATGCCTTCATCACGTACATCCGGATGTTCTTCCAGCCGATCAATACGATCACCCAGCAGTGGAACACGCTGCAATCGGCGACCGTCGCGATCAACCGGATCTGGGGATTGTTTGCGATCAGGCCGGAGGTGACCGATCCCAAGACGCCGGCCCGGGTGGATCAGGCAAAGGTTCAGGGACGGATCGATTTCAATCGGATTACGTTCGGTTATGGGGACGGAGCGCCGGTCATTGAGGATCTGGATCTTCATGTGAAGCCCGGCGAGATGATCGGTATCGTCGGCACGACGGGAGCGGGCAAAAGCTCGCTGATCAGCCTGCTGTGCCGTTTCTATGATGTACGGGAAGGAAGCGTCAAAATCGACGGCATCGATATTCGGGAGATGGCGCAATCGGACCTGCACCGGATCGTCGGGCTGGTCCAGCAGGAGCCCTATCTGTACTCCGGGACGGTGCTGGACAATGTGCGGCTGTTCGACGACAGCATTTCCCGGGAGAGGGTGATCGAGGCATGCCGATTTATCGGTGCAGACCCGATCATTCAGGGGATGAGCAAAGGATACGACACCCGGCTGTCGGAGCGGGGCAGCGGCCTTTCCGCCGGCGAGCGGCAGCTGATCTCCTTCGCCCGGATTATCGTATTCCAGCCGAAAATTTTGATTTTGGACGAAGCAACCGCAAACCTCGATTCGCAAACGGAGCAGCTGATCCAGAATGCGCTGCATCTCGTCGCCCAAGGGCGGACCACGCTCGTGATCGCCCACCGTCTGTCAACGATCATGGGGGCGGACCGGATTCTGGTCATCAGTAAAGGCCGGATCGTGGAGCAGGGCACACATCAGGAGCTGCTCGATTCCCATGGGTATTACGAGGAGCTGTATCTACACTCCCAAGGACAAAAGCAGCAGGAGCATGAAGGGGCCGGGTTATACCGGTCGCGGTAA
- a CDS encoding HelD family protein, whose amino-acid sequence MLNERETEEREYLAHVQKKLQRTLAELEGKVSDSYRDIIEAKKYLWVNMAQLDAAERAANRVDISLSIDAGEKTVARLQKIRKLLGSPYFGRVDFRTMRQPDAGAYYIGIHSFVEEESQHHLIYDWRSPVASLFYDYETGPASYFAPMGNVDGEITAKRQYKIKDGALEYMIESSMNIHDDVLQKELSSTSDEKMKNIVATIQQEQNAIIRNETSNELIIQGAAGSGKTSVALHRVAYLLYRYKETLSSSDILIISPNKVFSDYISNVLPELGEEKIMEVGMEELAEKELAGMCRFQTFYEQVEELLNRDDPGSVERIRFKASREFVRQLEAFMGYADKHFFEPADILMDRVQLSAQQVWSVYERNMQLPVKHRLEKTALLLASGARTDDGERLTKSETNKIKTAVKKMYKYQQPLGLYKAFYAHANQPELFKMKGKSLIEYADVFPLIYLKMYLEGSAPYDRVKHLLVDEMQDYTPVQYAVLSRWFSCKKTILGDSKQSVNAYSSSTLQTIKAIFPQADTIELSKSYRSTLEIMEFAKEIQPGGTIIPIDRHGEPPRIHTCDSHEHELDALRKLSEGFLQSGYHTMGIICKTRAQARQVLDALNHLQGNVHLLDFESEQFHEGITVTCSHMAKGLEFDQVVIPFVDAECYRSEMDRSLLYIACTRAMHALAITYTGQRSPWLP is encoded by the coding sequence ATGCTGAATGAGAGGGAAACGGAAGAGCGTGAATATCTTGCGCATGTTCAAAAGAAGCTTCAGCGAACGCTGGCGGAGCTGGAAGGGAAGGTATCCGATTCGTATCGGGACATCATTGAGGCGAAGAAATACCTGTGGGTCAATATGGCGCAGCTGGATGCCGCCGAGCGGGCGGCGAACCGTGTGGACATTTCGCTGTCGATCGATGCCGGTGAGAAGACGGTGGCCCGGCTGCAAAAAATACGCAAGCTGTTAGGCTCGCCTTACTTCGGCAGAGTAGATTTTCGCACAATGCGGCAGCCTGATGCCGGCGCTTATTATATCGGCATTCATTCCTTTGTTGAAGAAGAGAGCCAGCATCACCTGATCTACGACTGGCGGTCGCCGGTGGCCAGCCTGTTTTACGATTACGAGACGGGGCCTGCATCTTACTTTGCGCCCATGGGAAACGTTGACGGCGAGATTACGGCAAAACGCCAATATAAAATCAAGGATGGCGCTCTGGAGTACATGATCGAGAGCTCGATGAATATTCATGACGATGTGCTTCAGAAGGAGCTGAGCAGCACGTCGGACGAGAAAATGAAAAATATCGTGGCTACCATTCAGCAGGAGCAGAACGCCATTATCCGGAACGAAACTTCGAACGAGCTGATCATTCAGGGGGCGGCCGGTTCGGGCAAAACGTCCGTTGCACTGCACAGAGTGGCTTATTTGCTGTACAGGTATAAAGAAACGCTCAGCTCCAGCGATATCCTCATTATATCTCCGAACAAGGTGTTCTCCGACTACATTTCGAACGTGCTGCCGGAGCTGGGCGAGGAGAAAATCATGGAAGTAGGAATGGAGGAGCTGGCCGAGAAGGAGCTTGCGGGTATGTGCCGCTTCCAGACATTCTATGAGCAGGTGGAGGAGCTGCTGAACCGTGACGATCCTGGCAGTGTCGAGCGCATCAGGTTTAAGGCCAGCCGGGAATTTGTCCGTCAGCTTGAAGCTTTCATGGGCTATGCGGACAAGCATTTCTTCGAGCCTGCCGATATTCTCATGGACCGGGTGCAGCTGTCGGCACAGCAGGTTTGGAGCGTTTATGAGCGGAATATGCAGCTGCCTGTTAAACATAGGCTCGAAAAGACAGCGCTTCTGCTAGCCTCGGGGGCACGGACGGATGACGGGGAGCGGCTCACGAAATCCGAAACGAACAAAATCAAAACCGCGGTCAAGAAAATGTATAAATATCAGCAGCCGCTCGGATTGTACAAGGCGTTTTATGCGCATGCAAATCAGCCGGAGCTGTTTAAGATGAAAGGGAAGAGCCTGATCGAGTATGCCGATGTTTTTCCGCTTATCTACCTGAAGATGTATTTGGAAGGCAGCGCGCCATACGACCGGGTGAAGCATCTGCTGGTTGATGAAATGCAGGATTATACGCCAGTGCAGTATGCAGTGCTGTCCCGCTGGTTCTCCTGCAAGAAGACGATCCTTGGTGACAGCAAGCAGTCGGTTAATGCCTATTCTTCCAGTACCCTGCAGACGATCAAAGCCATCTTTCCGCAGGCAGATACCATTGAGCTGTCCAAAAGCTATCGCTCGACCCTGGAGATTATGGAGTTTGCCAAGGAGATCCAGCCCGGCGGCACGATAATTCCGATCGACCGTCATGGCGAGCCGCCACGTATCCATACATGTGACAGCCATGAACATGAATTGGATGCACTGAGGAAGCTTAGCGAGGGCTTCCTGCAATCGGGTTATCATACGATGGGGATCATTTGCAAGACGCGCGCGCAGGCCAGGCAGGTGCTTGATGCTTTGAATCACCTGCAAGGGAATGTGCATTTGCTCGATTTCGAGAGCGAGCAGTTCCATGAAGGCATTACGGTGACTTGCTCGCATATGGCCAAAGGCCTCGAGTTCGATCAGGTCGTCATCCCGTTCGTGGATGCCGAATGCTACCGCTCTGAGATGGATCGAAGCCTGCTGTACATTGCTTGCACCCGGGCTATGCACGCGTTAGCCATAACCTATACAGGCCAGCGGTCTCCCTGGCTTCCTTAA